Part of the Verrucomicrobiia bacterium genome, TTTTGCCTTTAAGAAGATTGGAAGTAAACGGTTCGTTTTCGGTCATGGTTTGCTCCGGCATAAGGACTCCTCAGAAATGATGGTGAAGTGGCCTCAGGTTATCGCAAGGCCTGGGTCGTGTCAAGATTAGATCATGCCCGCAAACGCTGACCTGCGCGCAGCAGACTTGAGCAATGCATCAGACCTGGTGCGGATACGGAAGCGTCTCGCTTCCGAGAGCCTGCCGAAACCATCTGGTTTCGGCGCCCCGTCCATGCTCACCGTTCAGAGAAGTTCCTTCAAATCGTGAATCACGGTGACGCCTTCGAAATGATGCGGCTCCGCGTGCTTCCTTTTCGCGCGGTCGATCAGCACCGCGTCCATGCCCGCACCTTTCGCGCCGCGCACGTCGTCTTCCAGGCTGTCGCCGATGTGCACGGCCCGCGAGGGGTCCACGCCCCAGCGCCGCAGCGCTTCCCGGAAAATCTTCGGGCTGGGTTTCGACGCGCCGAAAACCGCCGAGATCAAAATGAACTCGAAATAAGAAGACAGCCCCAGCCCCTCGCAGAGATGCAGCAGGCGGCTGTCCCAGTTGGAAATGACGCAGAGTTTTTTCTTCCGGCCTTTTAGCTCTTGCAGGACATGCATCGTCTCGGGAAAAAGCTTCCAGCGCGAAGGCCCGGCGAATTCCACGTAAAGCTCCTCGAAAAAAGCGTCAAAGCCGTTCACGCCCGGAAAGTGCCGGAAGACTTCGGCAACGAGCGTGCGCCACCATTCCTTCTCGACTTTCTCGTCGGACAGGCTGACAAGGCCCGAGATGTCGCGTTTGTGCCACAGGGCGCGGAATTTTTCCTCGATGTGGAGCGGCTCCGCGCGGCATCCGTACTTGAGCGCGACCTCGCTGTAGATCTCGCCCACGGAAGGATGCGGCGTGAACAGCGTGCCGCCGGCGTCGAAACAGATGACTTCGTAAGAGTTCAGCATGGAAGGATCAATAATCTTCGTTTTGGGCGGACCGGGAGCCGCGGTTCAGGAATTGCTGGGCCAGCATCATGCCCAGATACGGAAGCGCCTGCTGACCCGCCGTGCTCTGATTCTGCGCCTGCGCCATCTGTCCGAAGCCCGAGTTCGCGAGCGGCGAATTCTGATAGCCCTGGCGCAAATTTTCGAGCGCCCGCATCGTCCCCTGCTGGTCGCTTCTCTGTTTGGCATTGCGCTCGTTGATTTCCAGGTCTTCCAGGGCGTCGCGGATGCCCGTGTTGTAATAGTCGATCTCGCGCGCTTCCTTATAAGTGTCGCGGGCCTCGTCGAAAAATCCCTGGATCTGGTAGATCTCCGCGATCTGCATGAGCGCCTGCAGCTTCAGCTGGCTGTCGCCGGTTTTCTCAGCCTGCGCGATGACGTCGCGGAAAATTTCCCGCGAGCGTTCGAATTCCCCGAGCCGTTTGAACGTGACGGCCAGGTTAAAACGCGCGGGCACGTAACCCGGATCCAGCATGAGCGTCTCCTCGAGCTCCTGCGTCACCCGCTGCAGCGCGGCATCGGCCCTGTCCTTGTCGCGCCCGGACTTGAAGCGGTCGTGCATGTCCGCGTAAAGGTTCGCCATCTCGAAATGGTACATGGGATTGTCGGGCTGCAATTCAACGGCCTGCTTCAAAAGCTGCTCGGCGGCATCGAGATTGCCCGAAGCGCGCATCTGCGCGGCCTGGTCAAAGGCGGCCTGGGCATCGGGATTGGGGGTAAGAGCGAAAACGGGCGAGGTGATCAACACCGGGATTAAAGCGAAGGCCAGGATGCGTG contains:
- a CDS encoding HAD-IA family hydrolase encodes the protein MLNSYEVICFDAGGTLFTPHPSVGEIYSEVALKYGCRAEPLHIEEKFRALWHKRDISGLVSLSDEKVEKEWWRTLVAEVFRHFPGVNGFDAFFEELYVEFAGPSRWKLFPETMHVLQELKGRKKKLCVISNWDSRLLHLCEGLGLSSYFEFILISAVFGASKPSPKIFREALRRWGVDPSRAVHIGDSLEDDVRGAKGAGMDAVLIDRAKRKHAEPHHFEGVTVIHDLKELL
- a CDS encoding tetratricopeptide repeat protein — its product is MSRILAFALIPVLITSPVFALTPNPDAQAAFDQAAQMRASGNLDAAEQLLKQAVELQPDNPMYHFEMANLYADMHDRFKSGRDKDRADAALQRVTQELEETLMLDPGYVPARFNLAVTFKRLGEFERSREIFRDVIAQAEKTGDSQLKLQALMQIAEIYQIQGFFDEARDTYKEAREIDYYNTGIRDALEDLEINERNAKQRSDQQGTMRALENLRQGYQNSPLANSGFGQMAQAQNQSTAGQQALPYLGMMLAQQFLNRGSRSAQNEDY